CTTTTTAGGGATCAGAGTTATATAGGTCTGATTGAGCTCACTAATTCCCTTTCTATGGTTGAGGGCTTCAAGAGCCGCTTCTATAACCTTTTTACCAACAGTGTCCTAGTGATGTTGGTAAAAGACAGCTAGGAAACAATCTGGGCCAGGAGATCCCAGCGGGTTCATGCCATTAATGGCTGTAACCACTTCCTTTTCTGTAAACTCCTGAGCTAACAAACCATTCATTTCTTCACTGACTGAAGGCTTGAAAGACTGCAGAGCTGCTTCCATACTCAATGGTTTTGAGGTGGTGAACAAGTTTTGGTAAAAGAATTGGAAAGTTTTGGCAACCTCTTCCTGATTGTATGCTAACACTCCTTCCTCACTAGCAACCTTCTTAATAAAGTTTACTTGTTTTCTTTGAGTAGcacatttatagaaaaatttgGTATTCCTATCTCCATCTTTCAACCACCTTTGCTTGGCTCTTTGTCTCCACTTCAGCTCTTCCTCTTCCAGAAGTCCATCTAACTCTCTTTGAATAGATTTAATTTGGCTACTATGCTGGCCTAGATCAGACTCTTGTAGTTGCCTTAGTACTTCTCTTTTTTGATTTAGTAGCCTCTTATGGTTTCTAAATGCCTCTTTGCTCCAGGACTTGAGTTTGTTTCTGCATACTTCCATCACTTTCCTAATAGTTGTGATCTTTAGTCTCTCGAAAAAATTCTGTTTCCATGCAGCTTGCACCAGTTCACTACAACCCTCTCTTTTTCCCCAAGCCACTTCATACCTGAAAATCTTCTGTTTTAGGACTACTTCTTGATCAGGATTCATACACTCTATTAAAAGAGGGTTATGGTCAAAGCACTAGCCTGGGAGCACAAATGCCTGGTTATTAGCATAGATGCTTAGCCAATCCTCATTTACTAATGCTCTATCCAATATAGATTTAGTGAAATCCGAACCCTCCCTCTTGTTGCACCAAGTACACATGGAGCCAATATAACCAATATCATTCAATCCACAGTCAGCTAGAGCCACTCTGAAATCCTCCATTTGTTGGAAGGGGCGAGCATTAGAGCCAAGTTGTTCCTCTTGGAAGAGGATTTCACTAAAATCTCCTACACACAGCCAAGGGTTGTTGATTTTGGAATGGATTAGTCTCAATAGGTCCCAACTTTCACTTCTTTTTGCAGTGGCAGGTTGGCCATAGAATCCAGTTAAGATCATTTTATTGCTCATATTATATGAGTTAACAGAGATGGAAATATGGTGATGTGAATAAGAGTCTAACTCAGCCTCCATTTCCTTCTTCCAAATAAAGGCCAAACCACCACTCCTACCATTACAGTCCACTGAAAAATAGAAATCAAACTTAAGTTTGTCCCTGATAGACTCAATTCTTTCCCTTCTACATTTAGTTTCACATAGAAATATCACATCCGGGCTGTTCTCCTTCACCAAGAGGTGAAGTTcacgaactgtccgagggttcccaagcccccggcaGTTCCAAGCTAAGTGTTTCATGGGGATTGGCTGGGCTGGACACCAGCCACTGCCAACTTAGCTTGCTTTGCTCTCCTTCTAGTCATGATGAGTCCATGCCACTCTTCGCCTGGCCTTTTCTTTTGGTTGCTGTCATTGATCTCAATCATGGGAACATCAGGAGGTTCCTGGACCTTTGAGGGGTCTTGTACTCCCTTAGGACCCAAGCACCTTGCTCTTCTTTTCCATGTGGGTCCTTTAAGGTGACCCGTCCTAACTTGTTTAATGGGAGAGTTTTGAGAATGAGAACTGACCTGAGGGGTGTCCCTGGGAggacttcttctttttttttttcttttttttttttttttttttttaccaaagaGCCAGTAGCCACCCACATACCAGCCCTGTcccaaattattaataaaagccTCACTTATGGCAGAGGAAAACCGTGGTAACAATAAGACACTTGGGGGCATACAAGATAGCATTAAAACAAGCCCAAAACCAAGtgttaaaaaaaaccaaatcaaccaaaaaaccaacaaacctaaaacaaaaaccaaaacaaaacctgCAAAAACCAAGAAACCAACACAAGAAAAAAACCTGGTGCACTTATAAACGAAGAACAAACACCTTATTAAAACCTATAAACGAATCGCTGGGATGCCAAGTTTATCAACTTTCAGAATCCCTTTGAGCAAATGAGGCACTTCATTATACGAATTCCACGTACCATTCTTCTGATTCGAAGCTATACGAGCCAAAAAATCAGCTCCTGCATTGCCTTCTCGATAAGTATGTTTTACCTTAAACTCCAAAGTAGCAAGAATCGATTGAATCTTTTCCCCGTAATCTTCAAGATACCATATACCACACCTCCCTTTTTCTAACCAATGAACCACCAGCAACAAATCTAGTTCAATCTCCACTCTTCGAATGAATAGGTCCTTACAGTATTGGAGACCATAGAAAAGAGCAATAAGCTCAGATTCATTATTAGAGCCATGACCTAGATCTTTTGCGAAGGCCCAAGTAAGATTCACCTTCTCATCTTGAATAGTACCCCCTGCACCCATTCGTCTTGGATTTCCCAAAGAACtcccatccacatttaatttgAACCAACCCACGGCCGGTTTCACCCATTGCACAAATGAATTTCCTTTCTCTTCACAGGTTTCAAaggaatagaaaaaaattttaacactttttcatCTCCATCATTCATCTTTCTACTAGCACGTAGGCGGACTCCCACCCATGCAATTGCCGCCTTAATGGAACTCTAGAGAGAACTCACAGCAACTCGTTTACCTTCCATACGTGCTTTACATCTCCACACCCAAAGAGACCAAGTCACAATAATAGGAATAAGAGCAATCAAAGTACCTTTTTGAGTCGAATGAGCCGCACGCCGAAACCATACTTCCACAGTTGCTCTCCATGATCTCTGATGGTCACATGGAATCCCTAGCTGTAGAGAGGCACACCTCCATATAGCGCCAGCAGTCTTCCCAGTTGCGAGGACATGATCCTGATCTTCCACACACCCCTGTGTACAACATTCACACTTAGAAACCAAAGGGATGCCCAAAGAGCTAATTCTACTATCAACAGAAAGGCTAGAATTAAAAGCCTTCCAAATAGTAACtgaatatttttttggaagCGCTGAGTGCCAAATCCAAGAAGCCCATTCAGATTTCGGTGCACGAACACGAACACAATCCCAAGCCAATTTTGATGAAAAAACCCCATTCAGATTTGGCTTCCAAATCAATAAATCCCCACCCTCTTTTTGTTCCCCTAGGCAATTTagaatttcttccattttggCTTCCCCCACCAAATGATATAACAAATCCACATCCCATCCATGTTGAAGCCTACATTCCCTTACTCTTAGCAGGGGATATTCAATTATCTCACAAGAATTAAAAAGAGCTCCCGATTTTAGCCAAGGATCTCTCCAAAAAGACACATCACCATTCCGAACTCGCCACCAAGAATTGCCCAAGACCTTTGGGACCATACCCACAATATGCTTCCAAAATAAAGTTCCTTTCCGTTGGTCTACCAACGTCACATGCTGATTCTTtacatacttttgcttgaaaaaattAGCCCATAACGAGTCACCTGTCAACAAATTCCAAGCAAGCTTCATAAACAAAGAGTCTTGGACTTCCTTTAATTTCCGAAGACCCAAACCCCCTTCTCGAATCGGAGAACAAATCTTTTCCCAAGCCACCCACTTACGCTTTTGCTTTCCATTCCAGGAACCCCAGAAGAAATTACTCATAATACAATTTAAGGCTGTCATGACAGCCTTAGGAGCATGCAaaacagataataaatgaattggCATACTAGCAAGAACATGTCTTAATAAAAGAAGGTGGGTTCCCGAGGATAAAAACCGATTCTGCCATCCTTCCAATTTCTGTCTAATGCAACACAAGAAATCATCAAAATACGAGAGTTTCATCCGACCTACCATTAGAGGAACACAAATACTTTACTAGAAAAAACCCTTCAGAGAAAGATGTCAACATTAAAGAACTCCTTTTCCGACCAACAGTTGCATGTTTAgagaaaaagatacaagattTTTCCTTGCTCACCATTTGACCAGACCATTCTTCGTATGTCGCAAAAATATCCTGACTTCTTGAAGAGAAGATCTTCCACCATTTACAAATAACACAATATCATCAGCATataaaagatgagaaacaagAGGCGTACCTCGGGGATGCGAGAACGGGACAATATTCCCATTAGTAAACTTGTGCTTTAAAAGTCTAGAAAGTACCTCCTCAACGAGGATAAACAAATAAGGCGAAAGAGGATCACCTTGACGCAATCCACACCCACTAGAGAAAAAACCTTTAGCCGAACCATTCATAACCACCGAGAACCAAGGAGTTGAAATACAAGTTCTGATCAAGCTACAGAACCTCTTAGAAAACCCGAACGAAGCCATAACATGAATTAAGAAGTCCCATTCTATACTGTCGTAAGCCTTGGCCATGTCTATTTTAAAAACAGTATTACCTCCTCTAACCTTCTTATTAAGCATGTGTATCATTTCTTGAGCcgaagaaatattttcaaagatacttCTCCCAGGAAGAAAAGCACCTTGTTCCGGAGAGATAATTTAATTCAGAATAGGGGATAATCTGCGAACCAGGATTTTGGAAAACACTTTGTACACCACTGAACATAAACTGATAGGGCGGAACTTATCAAAACCAGTAGGCTTCTGCATTTTCGGAATGAGAGCAATATAAGACGCTGAATAGAATCTCGGCATTGAATTGCCAATGAAGAAATCCCGAACCGCTGCCACTACATCATCTTCAACAATATCCCAGCAAGCTCTATAGAAACCAGAACCAAAGCCATCTGGGCCTGGACTACTGTCAACCGGAATGGAAAACATAGCCTCTTTAACCTCTTGGATCGAAGGGAGCTGAAGGAGGTTATCATTTTCCTCCTCAAGAATGGAATTTTgtaccaaatatgataaatcaGGAAGCTCTCTACGAACCTGAGCCTTtagaaacaaattgaaataaTCCACAGCCCCTGAATGAATAGCTTCCGGGGAATCCAAACACATCCCATCAGGACACCTCATTTCCTGCACTATGGGCTTTTTTAAAGaaccaaaagttttaaaaaacttaGCTGAAGCCTCACCTTTTTCCATCCACCT
This sequence is a window from Carya illinoinensis cultivar Pawnee chromosome 9, C.illinoinensisPawnee_v1, whole genome shotgun sequence. Protein-coding genes within it:
- the LOC122276857 gene encoding uncharacterized protein LOC122276857, giving the protein MNPDQEVVLKQKIFRYEVAWGKREGCSELVQAAWKQNFFERLKITTIRKVMEVCRNKLKSWSKEAFRNHKRLLNQKREVLRQLQESDLGQHSSQIKSIQRELDGLLEEEELKWRQRAKQRWLKDGDRNTKFFYKCATQRKQVNFIKKVASEEGVLAYNQEEVAKTFQFFYQNLFTTSKPLSMEAALQSFKPSVSEEMNGLLAQEFTEKEVVTAINGMNPLGSPGPDCFLAVFYQHH